Sequence from the Sulfuracidifex tepidarius genome:
AGGTTCTTGACTGTAAAGATATCGCCTTATGATGTAGAAAAGTTTTCAAATGCAATAATTGACCTTCTTAAAGGCGAGGAGAAAAGGAGAAAGTTAGGGGAGGAAGGCAGGAAATTTGCTGAGACTTTAACTTGGAATGTGGCAAGTGATATGGAAAAGAAGGCATTATATGAAATTCTTTATCATTGAGTCTATAGCGTTAGTCACGTTGTCTCATGAAGAATGCAGTGCAATAAACTCATTCAGCTTAGCGTCGGAAAACATGTCCTCAATCTTTTTATTATCCAGCTTGGCTACCTCTTCGGTTTTTCTTACTAAAGATGCGATATCGAATTCCCTTACAAAGGATACAGGTTTGAATTTATAGACAGAAGTTAGGGAAGGTAGGTCATAAGTTATCACAGGAGTTCCGACAGCCAACGCTTCAAGTACCGTTACTGAGAAAGCCTCTTGATGTGAAGGTAAAATTAAGGCCTTAGCCTTAGACAAGATTTCGTATTTCTCCTCTTCAGATATATTCTCAATTACTTCTATTTTTAGGTCTTTAGCTTGTTTAACTATGAATTCTTGTTCGGAGTAACCAATCATTTTCAGTCTAACCCGTTTGCCTACTTCCAACGCTTCATTAGCTCCTTTAGCGGTATTTATTCTTCCGAGAAAGACAACGTAATCCTGTTTATTAAAATTCCTATATTTTAATGCTAGAGGGTTAAAAGCATGAGAAGGAGATAAAACTTGTAGGTTGAAGTGCCTCGGTAAGTCGGTATACTTAAACACTCCATTATTCATTACTGCTATGAAAGATGGTTTTCTTCTTAAAGATTTTGTTAAAAACGTAATATTTTGGAATTTTTGAGCACTACAGAATTCTATTGCACGTTTTCTATTGAACCATATTTTACTCCAGATTTCTATACATTTCAAAAATAATTCTTTTTCTAGCAATGAATTATGCGGGTCGGTCATCAGTAACATTCCATACTTTTCCCCTAAATCTGATAGCAATAAAGATGACATTAATTGGATCCTGTAATTATGAGGAATATAGATGAAATCTAGACTATCTATCTCCTTCCTATATTCTGCTTTTAATTCTTTAGCTAGAGGAGAGAACGTGAATAATTCTCTTTGTAAAGATATTTTCGGCCGTCTGTCTAAGAGACTTTCGAAAGATGAAGGAAGAGTTGTATATTTCTTTATCTCTTTCAATTTGTACTTTGATATATTATCTAAGAAAGTATGGGTGGTTGGTAAGTAGTATAGTTTATAACGAGCAGAAAGTCTCTTGATAACTTCCCTTACATGTTTCTCTGATCCTCCATTAGATTCGCTAATTGCTCTTGAGTCTACTAAGCCTAATGATAACATTGTTATAGACCCGTCCGATACTTTTCTTAAAAGGACTGCTATAAATAACAAGGTATATGAATAGAGCATAGAAAAATATATTCATTGTTAATATCAATAAGTTAGTAATAAAACCTAGTTTTATTGAAACCGTTAACTTTCCATTCGATATCAGAATATACTGACCAAATCCGTTAGTACCTAATAGCTTCCCACCATTTACTTGTATTCCTCCATAAGGTAGTGGTAAGGAAGTTTCTACAAGGTAATCAGAGTTACTGTCAATGTTAAATTCTGCTTTTAATTGATCAAACGAGAAATTAATTGGTGTAGATATGAATTCGGTAAGATTTAAGTTTTCGGGAATGATCATAGACCAGGATTTCACACTTAATTTCTCATTATTTAATACATTCAAATGGCTTATATTTCCTTTATGATCTATAATATAAGCTCCTTGAAGAATAGTAATATTCATAGTTTTATTAAATAATGACATGTAATTTTCGTCATCGATAGTAGGATTCAGCAACATTGTTACAGTATTACTAGTCTTTATTGGAGTAATTATCGCAGGGGTATCATGAAGTAGCGGATAAAGTAAACATTCGGCATTAAACAAAACTTTTTCGTTAGACGTATTAATATAAATACCTATCTTAGCCTCTCTAAATACTGAAGCGTTAGATTGTTCTAGTAAGTATACTTCACCTTTAGCATAAACTAATTTCAATCCTGAGTTATTTAGATAAGAATAGATAAAAGAGTTACTTATAGGTGTGTAAGAAGTATTATCTATGAAAAGATATTTTATTCCAGCTATATCGTAAGCTAATGGA
This genomic interval carries:
- a CDS encoding glycosyltransferase, which translates into the protein MLSLGLVDSRAISESNGGSEKHVREVIKRLSARYKLYYLPTTHTFLDNISKYKLKEIKKYTTLPSSFESLLDRRPKISLQRELFTFSPLAKELKAEYRKEIDSLDFIYIPHNYRIQLMSSLLLSDLGEKYGMLLMTDPHNSLLEKELFLKCIEIWSKIWFNRKRAIEFCSAQKFQNITFLTKSLRRKPSFIAVMNNGVFKYTDLPRHFNLQVLSPSHAFNPLALKYRNFNKQDYVVFLGRINTAKGANEALEVGKRVRLKMIGYSEQEFIVKQAKDLKIEVIENISEEEKYEILSKAKALILPSHQEAFSVTVLEALAVGTPVITYDLPSLTSVYKFKPVSFVREFDIASLVRKTEEVAKLDNKKIEDMFSDAKLNEFIALHSS